Proteins encoded in a region of the Rhodococcus sp. SBT000017 genome:
- a CDS encoding DNA alkylation repair protein — protein sequence MPFADELIGPDAARTLLRTIRTAAPSADLSVLEGSIDRLRPLALRARADLLRDALLTGLPGDYAEFARTIRRAAENPDLQGWSIWPVTSAVAMKAVDEQTSAAFDDGMSLLAELTGRLTSEFAIRTFLRADADRALAIALEWTQYSDEHVRRLASEGTRPYLPWSVRVPEILARPGVTVSILDRLYRDDSDYVRRSVANHLNDFSRDVADLVVRTAARWLDDPDAHTDRLVRHALRTVIKNGNTDALALLGFAPADLEVTGPTLDVAELRIGGSVHFDASIRNVGTEPAKVAIDYIVHHTKANGGVTGKTFKLTTKTIAPGESIDVARQHSFKTLTTRKYYPGPHSIELQINGVSYGLAEFVLVG from the coding sequence ATGCCCTTTGCCGACGAACTCATCGGCCCGGATGCAGCCCGCACTCTGTTGCGGACCATCCGGACCGCCGCACCGAGCGCAGATCTGTCTGTACTCGAAGGATCGATCGACCGGTTGCGGCCGCTCGCGCTTCGGGCCCGCGCCGATCTGTTGCGCGATGCCCTTCTCACGGGACTACCCGGCGACTACGCGGAGTTCGCTCGCACCATCCGCCGGGCTGCCGAGAATCCGGACTTGCAAGGCTGGTCGATCTGGCCGGTGACGAGCGCCGTGGCCATGAAGGCCGTGGACGAACAGACATCCGCCGCGTTCGACGACGGAATGTCGCTGCTGGCCGAACTCACCGGGCGACTCACCTCGGAGTTCGCCATCCGCACTTTTCTGCGAGCCGATGCGGATCGGGCTCTCGCGATCGCGCTCGAATGGACGCAATACTCGGACGAGCACGTGCGTCGTCTGGCATCGGAAGGCACCCGGCCGTACCTGCCGTGGTCGGTGCGCGTCCCCGAGATTCTTGCGCGGCCGGGCGTCACGGTCTCGATCCTGGACCGGCTTTACCGAGACGACAGTGACTACGTTCGACGGTCGGTGGCCAACCACCTCAACGACTTCAGCCGAGATGTCGCGGACTTGGTCGTCCGGACCGCGGCCCGGTGGCTCGACGACCCGGACGCACACACCGACCGGCTCGTGCGACACGCGCTTCGGACGGTGATCAAGAACGGAAACACCGACGCCCTTGCACTATTGGGCTTCGCTCCGGCCGACCTGGAGGTGACAGGACCCACCCTCGACGTTGCGGAGCTACGGATCGGCGGCAGCGTGCACTTCGATGCGTCGATCCGCAATGTCGGCACCGAACCGGCAAAGGTCGCGATCGACTACATCGTCCACCACACCAAAGCCAACGGTGGGGTGACAGGGAAGACGTTCAAGTTGACGACGAAAACGATCGCACCCGGTGAGAGCATCGACGTTGCGCGGCAACACTCGTTCAAGACGCTGACCACACGGAAGTACTACCCCGGTCCGCACTCGATCGAGCTTCAGATCAACGGTGTGAGTTACGGTCTCGCGGAGTTCGTGCTCGTCGGCTGA
- a CDS encoding type II toxin-antitoxin system VapC family toxin, whose amino-acid sequence MLDTSTVILLGRIRDVDALPAECSISTVTLAELSVGPHVAGSRTERAARQLHLQQAESDFDAMPFDAAAARTFGRVAASLRESGRKPAARAYDALIAASALSLDLPLFTCNPNDFTGIDGLTVISVPHPDHDF is encoded by the coding sequence ATGCTGGATACATCCACCGTGATCTTGCTCGGAAGGATTCGCGACGTTGATGCACTCCCGGCCGAGTGTTCCATCAGTACAGTGACCTTGGCAGAGTTGTCGGTCGGTCCACACGTTGCTGGCTCTCGAACTGAACGCGCGGCAAGGCAACTACACCTTCAGCAGGCCGAGTCGGACTTCGACGCGATGCCGTTCGATGCAGCCGCTGCTCGAACTTTCGGACGCGTCGCAGCCTCTCTTCGCGAATCGGGGAGGAAGCCGGCTGCACGAGCGTACGACGCCCTGATCGCAGCATCAGCGCTGTCCCTCGACTTGCCTCTTTTCACATGCAACCCCAACGACTTCACGGGAATCGACGGGCTGACGGTCATCTCCGTTCCACATCCCGATCACGATTTTTGA
- a CDS encoding type II toxin-antitoxin system Phd/YefM family antitoxin, translating to MEPVSMRDLRNHGGDVLARVERGESLIVTRDGTEIAELRPIPRRSVSTAQLISRRRNLPQVDPMSMRRDIDSVLDASL from the coding sequence ATGGAACCGGTCAGCATGCGCGATCTGAGGAACCACGGTGGCGACGTCCTCGCACGTGTCGAGCGGGGGGAATCACTGATCGTCACCCGAGACGGAACGGAAATTGCCGAACTCCGGCCGATTCCCCGTCGCAGCGTCTCGACGGCGCAGCTGATCAGTCGGCGCAGAAATTTGCCGCAGGTCGACCCTATGTCGATGCGCAGAGACATCGATTCGGTCTTGGACGCTTCACTGTGA
- a CDS encoding DUF2087 domain-containing protein, translating into MSASSWDRIDSSFEILSGLVRLLRPTSVLSVGSGSSTLALARALESVGSGITPRLLSFADDDGGDSGVERFARENRPRFDFVEPIDGSLFDMPPRHLRDVGPFDLVWIDGESLVTDARFVRALWPHVGPNGILAIENSYLPAEANPLWNAILRFCADDVEALTLPRVDGEDSMGVGLLRRRSDSVREVSFTDDMVAATGVPLRFESIGVHDDAPLLDRATGVLHVLADPDLRTVLFAIGTGLSTVVALQTHTGLPGRALHKAIARLFAMSVVTRVDDRLVIDEKTFEEFLKLPRTKPQPTQIPRYSRDRAEFLKVIAQQLSSTTWSSEHQVNELCRFFDDDYATLRRELVDTGFLERNSAGSMYRALGKE; encoded by the coding sequence GTGTCCGCCAGTTCCTGGGATCGCATCGACAGCTCGTTCGAGATCCTGTCCGGCCTCGTGAGACTGCTGCGACCGACGAGCGTGCTCAGCGTCGGCTCCGGGAGTTCGACGCTCGCTCTGGCACGCGCACTCGAATCGGTCGGTAGCGGGATCACTCCCCGACTCCTGAGCTTCGCCGACGACGACGGCGGTGATTCCGGCGTCGAACGTTTCGCTCGGGAGAATCGACCGAGGTTCGATTTCGTCGAGCCGATCGACGGCTCGCTGTTCGACATGCCACCGCGACACTTGCGAGACGTCGGCCCGTTCGATCTCGTGTGGATCGACGGCGAATCGCTCGTTACGGATGCACGATTCGTGCGTGCACTGTGGCCACATGTCGGGCCGAACGGCATTCTCGCCATCGAGAACTCGTACCTGCCGGCTGAGGCGAACCCGCTGTGGAACGCGATACTGCGGTTCTGCGCAGACGACGTCGAGGCCCTGACGCTCCCGAGAGTCGACGGCGAGGATTCGATGGGGGTCGGCCTTCTGAGGAGACGATCCGACTCCGTACGAGAGGTGAGTTTCACCGACGACATGGTGGCCGCCACCGGGGTTCCCTTGCGGTTCGAGTCCATCGGGGTCCACGACGATGCGCCGTTACTGGACCGCGCCACCGGAGTCCTCCATGTTCTCGCAGATCCCGATCTTCGGACGGTCCTGTTCGCGATCGGCACTGGACTCTCGACAGTGGTTGCGCTCCAGACCCACACCGGACTGCCGGGCCGTGCACTACACAAGGCCATCGCGCGCCTGTTCGCTATGTCGGTGGTGACTCGGGTGGACGATCGACTCGTCATCGACGAGAAGACATTCGAGGAATTTCTGAAGCTTCCACGAACGAAGCCGCAGCCGACGCAGATACCTCGATACAGCCGTGATCGAGCCGAATTCCTGAAGGTGATTGCACAGCAATTGAGTTCGACGACGTGGTCCTCGGAGCATCAGGTGAACGAACTGTGCCGGTTCTTCGACGACGACTACGCCACGTTGCGACGCGAACTCGTCGACACCGGATTCCTCGAGCGAAACAGCGCCGGTTCGATGTACCGGGCGCTGGGCAAGGAATAG
- a CDS encoding spore photoproduct lyase family protein: MDNVLSAPARLWTPSRVLVTRSASELPHTAEIIRRCEAAGVTEIDVLPGDRLTGLRGESERENYARAKTTMAVVVAPPSVLKPQPIPPSADWRIDLAKGCPAHCQYCYLAGSLSGPPITRVFANLDDVLAGIGTHAGRGTITTGTEERGHEGTTFELSCYTDPLGIEHVTGSLAEAVRRVGAGTYGDDVSLRFTTKFDDVTELVTLDHGRKTRVRLSVNADGIAHRPPRSSPIDSRRPARMSC; this comes from the coding sequence ATGGACAACGTTCTCTCCGCCCCTGCTCGACTGTGGACGCCCTCTCGCGTCCTGGTCACCCGGTCTGCGTCCGAGCTTCCCCATACCGCGGAAATCATTCGTCGATGCGAAGCAGCCGGAGTGACCGAGATCGATGTGTTGCCGGGGGACCGTCTGACCGGCCTGCGCGGTGAGTCGGAGCGGGAGAACTATGCGCGTGCCAAGACGACGATGGCGGTGGTGGTGGCACCACCGAGTGTGCTGAAACCACAACCGATTCCGCCGAGTGCAGATTGGCGTATCGACCTGGCGAAGGGATGCCCGGCGCACTGTCAGTACTGCTATCTGGCGGGCTCGTTGTCCGGGCCGCCGATCACCCGGGTGTTCGCCAACCTCGACGACGTCCTGGCCGGTATCGGCACCCATGCCGGCCGCGGCACCATCACCACGGGAACCGAGGAGCGTGGACACGAGGGCACTACCTTCGAACTCTCCTGCTACACCGACCCTTTGGGGATCGAGCACGTGACGGGATCGCTCGCCGAGGCCGTGCGCAGGGTCGGCGCAGGAACCTACGGCGACGACGTGTCGCTGCGTTTCACCACCAAGTTCGACGACGTCACCGAGTTGGTGACGCTCGATCACGGGCGAAAGACCCGAGTTCGCTTGTCGGTCAACGCCGATGGCATCGCGCATCGACCGCCGAGATCATCACCCATCGATTCACGCCGTCCAGCAAGGATGTCTTGTTGA
- a CDS encoding spore photoproduct lyase family protein, producing MSWYPGTKLEMDESARTAKRNKFGGVKYVYPKDTMSEMRTWFVEELESVLPEAQLLYWT from the coding sequence TTGAGCTGGTACCCGGGGACGAAGCTCGAGATGGACGAAAGTGCCCGCACGGCAAAGAGAAACAAGTTCGGCGGCGTCAAGTACGTCTATCCCAAGGACACCATGTCGGAGATGCGTACATGGTTCGTGGAAGAACTCGAGTCCGTGCTCCCCGAAGCGCAGCTTCTCTACTGGACGTGA